In Chitinispirillales bacterium, the following are encoded in one genomic region:
- a CDS encoding acyl carrier protein, with translation MIEKLQQIIREAKGDEKINITPETVLLTDLKLDSFDVAQLVNEIEIGFGIKVEDRDINELKTIKNILDYIERKKK, from the coding sequence ATGATTGAAAAACTACAGCAGATTATTCGAGAAGCGAAAGGCGATGAAAAAATTAACATTACGCCGGAGACGGTTTTGCTTACGGATTTGAAATTGGATTCGTTTGACGTCGCTCAATTAGTAAACGAAATTGAAATCGGGTTTGGTATTAAAGTCGAAGATCGCGATATCAACGAATTAAAGACGATTAAAAACATTCTTGACTATATTGAGCGTAAGAAAAAGTAA
- a CDS encoding ABC transporter substrate-binding protein, giving the protein MKKFFVLAIILIICAGCNQKQSSKPQVSPQYSLSQLDSAGKAFVPEIGKYGETINLALSSDPDGFCPALTNSGYSMEVLGLIFEGLVATNAVDLEHKPNIAKNWDVSDDGLTWKFYLRNDVYFSDGVKLSSADVLFTFNDIVYNEKLNSPLNYNFRVDGKKINVSAADSFSVIFELPTPFAPFLTVVGMSIMPKHLYEKYAKDGTLESFLSSGTNVKNVVGSGPFMLSKVELGQQIILAKNPYYWKKDAENNRLPYLDAVRFAIIQEPNMQTMMFQSGKIDHYMLSGEHYPILKPKEFEGNYKLYRVGPRWYDRFFVFNQNNQIDEKTGKYFLDPKKQKWFRTKEFRQACAYAINYDEIIRIVFNGLAYMPGGVWGNHKGKYSDPNLKQYYYDLQKADSLLNSIGYSRNGDGIRKDDLGNPIEFTITTTAGVERISRMFGIVRKDLEQLGFKVHLDFVEFNTMISRIYNTYNWDIAAYSLGGIVDPHFGKETNIPSSPRYQINPQRQDKNGKNIPKIDRDYELRISEIFEEAVKETNDEKRAKLYFEWQNIDKEQCHFVYLPMDEVILGLQNKFGNIHLTSRLNSMESLTHNIEEIYIK; this is encoded by the coding sequence ATGAAGAAATTTTTTGTCCTTGCAATAATCCTAATAATTTGTGCGGGCTGCAATCAAAAACAGTCGAGTAAACCGCAGGTTTCGCCGCAGTACTCTTTATCGCAGTTGGACAGTGCGGGAAAAGCGTTTGTTCCGGAAATAGGAAAATATGGAGAAACGATAAATCTTGCGCTTTCGTCAGATCCCGACGGATTTTGCCCGGCGTTGACCAATTCGGGCTATTCGATGGAAGTTTTGGGGTTAATTTTTGAAGGCTTGGTTGCGACAAACGCAGTGGATTTGGAACACAAACCCAACATCGCAAAAAATTGGGACGTATCGGACGACGGCTTGACGTGGAAGTTTTATTTACGAAACGACGTGTATTTCTCAGACGGCGTAAAACTTTCAAGCGCAGACGTGCTTTTTACTTTTAACGATATTGTCTATAACGAAAAATTAAATTCTCCGCTGAACTACAATTTCCGCGTTGACGGGAAAAAAATAAACGTTTCCGCCGCCGACAGCTTTTCCGTGATCTTTGAACTTCCCACGCCGTTTGCGCCGTTTCTGACCGTTGTAGGAATGTCGATTATGCCGAAACATTTATACGAAAAGTATGCAAAAGACGGAACTTTAGAGTCGTTTTTATCAAGCGGAACGAATGTAAAAAACGTTGTAGGTTCAGGACCTTTTATGCTTTCAAAAGTTGAATTGGGACAGCAAATAATTCTTGCGAAAAATCCTTACTATTGGAAAAAAGACGCTGAAAACAACCGTCTGCCATACCTTGACGCCGTCAGATTTGCAATAATTCAAGAGCCGAATATGCAAACTATGATGTTTCAAAGCGGTAAAATCGATCACTATATGCTGAGCGGAGAACATTATCCGATTCTCAAACCTAAAGAATTTGAAGGAAATTACAAACTTTACCGCGTAGGCCCCCGCTGGTACGACCGATTTTTTGTGTTCAATCAGAACAACCAGATTGACGAGAAAACCGGCAAATATTTTCTTGATCCAAAAAAACAAAAATGGTTTCGCACGAAAGAATTTCGCCAAGCTTGCGCCTATGCGATAAATTACGACGAGATAATAAGAATTGTATTCAACGGGCTCGCCTATATGCCCGGCGGCGTTTGGGGAAATCATAAAGGAAAATATTCCGACCCGAATTTGAAGCAATATTATTACGACCTGCAAAAAGCGGATTCGCTACTAAATTCGATAGGCTACAGCAGAAACGGCGACGGTATTCGCAAAGACGATTTGGGAAATCCGATTGAATTTACAATTACGACAACGGCGGGAGTCGAACGTATTTCGCGAATGTTCGGCATCGTACGAAAAGATTTGGAACAATTAGGATTCAAGGTACATTTGGATTTTGTCGAGTTCAACACGATGATTTCGCGGATTTACAACACTTACAACTGGGACATCGCCGCATATTCTTTGGGTGGAATAGTCGATCCGCATTTTGGAAAAGAAACGAACATTCCGTCATCGCCTCGATACCAGATAAATCCGCAACGGCAGGATAAAAACGGAAAAAACATTCCCAAAATCGACCGTGATTACGAACTGCGAATCTCCGAAATTTTTGAAGAAGCGGTTAAGGAAACAAATGATGAAAAACGCGCAAAACTCTATTTTGAGTGGCAAAATATCGACAAAGAACAATGCCATTTTGTTTATCTCCCTATGGACGAGGTAATTCTGGGACTGCAAAACAAATTCGGCAACATTCATCTCACTTCTCGCCTAAATTCAATGGAATCGCTGACTCACAACATTGAAGAAATTTACATAAAATAG
- a CDS encoding phosphatase PAP2 family protein, producing the protein MITNIDYALFVFFNTAFSNPFFDLIFPVITKESNLMYSFFIALAVYVAVSKDKILAAKRAGIAILLFVISDAFSHRILKAFFERPRPCNSNYFVNGVHVMFPQCHFLLGRRGAFSFPSNHAVNLSAIALLWSIWCPKAKYIFISIALFLIFTRVYCGVHYPLDLFFGTVFGAAFGYMAYIGTKPLLYNSKKDSN; encoded by the coding sequence ATGATTACGAACATAGATTACGCATTATTTGTATTTTTTAATACGGCGTTTTCAAATCCGTTTTTTGATTTGATATTTCCGGTTATTACCAAAGAATCAAATTTAATGTATTCGTTTTTTATCGCATTGGCGGTGTATGTGGCAGTTTCAAAAGACAAAATTCTTGCAGCCAAAAGAGCGGGAATAGCGATACTTCTTTTTGTAATATCCGACGCGTTTTCGCATAGAATATTGAAAGCGTTTTTTGAGCGTCCGCGTCCGTGTAATTCAAATTATTTTGTAAACGGCGTTCATGTAATGTTTCCGCAATGCCATTTTTTGCTTGGGCGAAGAGGGGCGTTTTCGTTTCCGAGTAATCATGCGGTAAACCTGTCTGCCATAGCGCTTCTTTGGTCGATTTGGTGTCCGAAAGCAAAATATATTTTCATTTCCATAGCGTTGTTTTTAATTTTTACGCGCGTTTATTGCGGAGTTCATTATCCGCTTGATTTGTTTTTCGGAACGGTCTTCGGAGCGGCTTTCGGCTATATGGCTTATATAGGTACAAAACCGCTTTTATATAATTCTAAAAAAGATTCAAATTGA
- a CDS encoding DNA alkylation repair protein, whose protein sequence is MCEINEKIREKLNFLADENSKDFVDFSKNILVSKKKIIGARVPDMRKIAKDLSKNLSFENLISVIENCDKNVYEEVFVCGIIISYSKLPDEEKIKAIKIYLEFVDSWALIDSAIMIKNFEKTNENLWAEFVEECIVSQKEFVVRFGVVFMLHHFISETKIDWVFENLRKIKHDGYYVKMAVAWLYAESARDFFDKTTNELNKKEMNAWIRNKTLQKILESYRILSDKKEFIRNLKRASRASI, encoded by the coding sequence ATGTGTGAAATAAATGAAAAAATAAGAGAGAAATTAAATTTTCTTGCCGATGAAAACTCAAAAGATTTTGTCGATTTCAGTAAAAACATATTAGTCTCCAAGAAAAAGATTATAGGCGCTCGCGTCCCCGATATGCGAAAAATTGCAAAAGATCTGTCAAAAAATTTATCGTTTGAAAATTTGATTTCCGTTATTGAGAATTGCGACAAAAACGTTTACGAAGAGGTTTTCGTATGCGGAATTATTATAAGTTATTCAAAACTTCCTGACGAAGAAAAAATTAAAGCGATAAAAATTTATCTCGAATTTGTAGATAGTTGGGCATTGATAGACAGCGCGATAATGATTAAAAACTTTGAAAAAACAAACGAGAATTTATGGGCAGAATTTGTTGAAGAATGTATCGTTTCACAAAAAGAATTTGTCGTTAGATTCGGAGTCGTTTTTATGCTTCATCATTTTATAAGTGAAACCAAAATCGATTGGGTCTTTGAAAATTTACGAAAAATAAAACACGATGGATACTACGTAAAAATGGCTGTCGCATGGCTCTACGCCGAGTCGGCGCGAGATTTTTTTGACAAGACGACGAACGAACTGAATAAGAAAGAAATGAACGCTTGGATAAGAAATAAAACGCTTCAAAAGATATTGGAATCGTATAGGATTTTAAGCGATAAAAAAGAATTTATTCGTAATTTAAAGCGAGCGTCAAGAGCGTCAATTTGA
- a CDS encoding C10 family peptidase — protein sequence MDKRVFYIVLLCFGFTVGEPVSFETAQKVANNYLQQSGKNRVQLASVKRKRDVAPFFIFNKGDGNGFIIVSANDVATPVLGETDSGNFDENNLPPPFQWFLSCYEAQINEAIENKQQDAETELLWEKYLNGSPQIRGEVRAKEFLVKSEWDQWEPFNLLTPKRKTDGMGQSCPNGVLIRAFAGCIAVSMGQVMRYWKHPAQITKDIPGYTSGAAKIQMSAVTVSQAGTYDYNNMLDKYPYDGKITVSGGCNDAYPNNSGTVQQNAMAKLLFHAAVSVKMDWFCGSVGSGAYDSDILPALRDYFDYDGSSMKFIIKNAQYTDEQWLDIIVNEINNNRPIIAEGGGHSYLVDGYDPSDKQIHVNWGYGSLGGSSAGGWFQVKAAKNPVNSSINPVTKMVYGIKPNGKSLGNYELATVNLRSNKTKAVHGEEITVYFDTLKSVGGDAFPGGEFNVALVDNVGNIVERIGYKWTSGGVVYNTFGIGKLGASLSDITVSCKLSNTVQEGAYRLMVVSKPTDSNVWRISNNGKPASVNFQVGNTLVTNAETPTISTHPASVTVNQNATHSLSASASVGDGGNLTYQWYSNTFSDNNGGTKITGATASTYSCPTATIGTYYYYVEVTNTNSSASGVQTATRKSNAAIVTVKDPSQTVTLSIDTQPADTTTVTVGKITQSLLIEASVTGGASITYKWHLHNEKENKWEVINGATSKSYALPSSLAVGEHYYYCNVSAGSVQINVGTFTVEVIEAQGQTVFVNNGSGGGTYFAEDIVMITANPASDGDVFDRWETYDNITLANIYGESTTFTMPDFSVTVAAVYKGENVAVKSAKDTDERLGIKLLPGNIVSQTVQICAVLPDNAKVKQLKVVIFDNVGNVVFEETVHNKASVVWNLSNASGRAVANGMYLAIVECKGADKNTYRYYTKFGVRK from the coding sequence ATGGACAAAAGAGTGTTTTATATCGTATTGTTATGTTTCGGTTTCACTGTGGGCGAACCGGTAAGTTTTGAGACGGCGCAAAAGGTTGCGAACAATTATTTGCAGCAATCCGGAAAGAATCGGGTGCAGCTAGCTTCCGTAAAGCGAAAAAGAGACGTAGCGCCGTTTTTCATTTTTAATAAAGGAGATGGAAACGGTTTTATAATCGTTTCGGCAAATGACGTAGCAACGCCCGTTTTGGGAGAAACCGACAGCGGAAATTTCGACGAGAATAATTTGCCTCCTCCGTTTCAATGGTTTTTGAGTTGTTATGAAGCGCAAATAAATGAGGCTATAGAAAACAAACAGCAGGACGCAGAAACAGAATTACTGTGGGAAAAATACTTAAACGGCTCACCCCAAATCAGAGGGGAAGTCAGGGCGAAGGAATTTCTGGTAAAATCAGAATGGGACCAATGGGAGCCGTTTAATTTGCTCACTCCGAAAAGGAAAACCGACGGTATGGGGCAATCTTGCCCAAACGGCGTATTAATAAGAGCTTTTGCGGGTTGTATCGCCGTCTCAATGGGGCAAGTAATGAGATATTGGAAACATCCCGCCCAAATCACAAAAGATATTCCGGGATATACGTCCGGTGCGGCAAAAATTCAAATGTCCGCCGTAACCGTAAGCCAAGCAGGAACTTATGATTATAATAATATGCTGGACAAATATCCTTATGACGGCAAAATTACTGTCAGCGGGGGGTGTAATGACGCTTATCCCAACAACAGCGGAACCGTGCAGCAAAACGCTATGGCAAAATTATTGTTTCATGCCGCAGTAAGCGTTAAGATGGATTGGTTCTGCGGGTCTGTAGGAAGTGGCGCTTACGATTCTGATATACTGCCTGCATTGAGAGATTATTTTGATTATGACGGTTCTTCTATGAAATTCATTATTAAAAATGCTCAATATACGGATGAACAGTGGTTAGACATTATAGTGAATGAAATAAATAACAATCGTCCGATAATTGCCGAAGGCGGCGGTCATAGTTACCTGGTTGACGGATATGACCCTTCCGATAAACAAATTCATGTAAATTGGGGTTATGGCAGCCTCGGCGGCAGTTCCGCCGGCGGATGGTTTCAAGTTAAGGCGGCTAAAAATCCTGTTAATAGTAGCATTAATCCTGTTACCAAGATGGTGTATGGCATTAAGCCGAACGGTAAATCTTTAGGGAATTACGAACTGGCAACGGTGAATTTAAGATCCAATAAAACCAAGGCTGTGCACGGCGAGGAGATTACGGTATATTTTGATACATTGAAAAGTGTTGGCGGGGACGCTTTCCCGGGTGGAGAGTTTAATGTAGCGCTGGTTGATAACGTTGGCAATATTGTAGAGAGAATCGGATACAAATGGACATCAGGGGGAGTGGTATATAATACCTTTGGTATCGGCAAGTTAGGCGCCTCATTGTCGGATATAACCGTAAGTTGCAAATTGTCAAACACTGTTCAGGAAGGGGCGTATCGCCTGATGGTAGTCAGCAAACCAACCGACAGTAATGTTTGGAGAATATCTAACAACGGAAAACCTGCAAGCGTTAACTTTCAGGTAGGCAATACGCTGGTAACCAATGCCGAAACACCGACAATTTCCACACATCCGGCAAGTGTTACCGTAAACCAAAATGCGACACACAGTCTGTCGGCGTCCGCAAGTGTGGGCGACGGAGGGAACCTTACTTATCAATGGTACAGCAATACATTTTCGGATAACAACGGCGGCACAAAGATTACCGGCGCAACTGCTTCAACCTATTCTTGCCCTACCGCTACAATAGGGACATATTATTATTATGTTGAAGTAACCAATACCAACTCAAGCGCAAGCGGAGTACAAACTGCAACGCGCAAAAGCAATGCGGCGATAGTAACGGTGAAAGACCCCTCACAAACGGTAACACTCTCAATAGATACACAGCCTGCAGACACGACTACCGTAACCGTCGGTAAAATCACACAAAGTTTATTGATTGAGGCAAGTGTAACGGGAGGTGCAAGCATTACCTATAAGTGGCATCTGCATAATGAAAAAGAAAATAAATGGGAAGTAATTAACGGGGCGACAAGCAAGTCTTACGCACTTCCGTCATCTTTGGCAGTGGGAGAACATTACTACTACTGTAATGTAAGTGCCGGTTCGGTTCAAATAAACGTAGGAACTTTTACGGTAGAAGTAATTGAGGCGCAGGGACAAACGGTATTTGTAAACAACGGCAGTGGCGGCGGCACTTATTTTGCCGAAGATATTGTAATGATAACGGCTAATCCGGCGTCTGACGGCGATGTGTTTGACCGTTGGGAAACCTACGACAATATAACTTTGGCAAACATATACGGCGAGAGCACTACTTTTACCATGCCCGACTTCTCCGTAACAGTAGCGGCAGTGTACAAGGGAGAGAACGTTGCGGTGAAGTCTGCCAAGGACACTGATGAACGTCTTGGCATAAAACTTCTTCCGGGGAACATTGTGTCGCAGACGGTGCAGATTTGCGCGGTACTTCCGGACAACGCCAAGGTGAAGCAACTCAAAGTTGTAATTTTTGATAATGTCGGAAACGTTGTATTTGAAGAAACTGTGCATAACAAGGCGTCAGTCGTCTGGAATCTTAGCAATGCTTCAGGCAGAGCAGTGGCAAACGGTATGTATTTGGCGATAGTCGAATGTAAAGGCGCAGACAAAAACACTTACAGGTATTACACGAAATTCGGCGTGAGAAAGTAG
- a CDS encoding C10 family peptidase, giving the protein MHIRMFYIVLLLCFVSTIASPVSFEIAQKTANNYLRQVGKSPMNLTIVKQKNDASPFFVFSMGQDKGFVIVSANDVATPILGDADEGNFNDNDLPPALVWLLGNYENYINEAVKNNKEQDSETKLLWEKYLKSSNETRGGEGIRAANFLIKTEWNQSEPYNLLAPQIGEKRSWMGCIAVSMGQVMNYWEYPEKIIQKIPAYTSRKNLISMPEVNVSAETYDYNNMLDKYTSKGSGGYPNNSGTTQENEVAKFLYHTALGMQMNWGTDASTGFDRDTPLTLARFFDYDSTTMRIVSKYPSQITDEIWKDLIIGQIENNSPIICDGQNHSFIIDGYDPDNSLIHLNYGYGGSSNGWYAIDKASSAGTPERMTINIMPNQNGNAPSILKVTKFDVSTTASSISADFSAKMHYGTDFLGKVGLAIVSVDSIKSIKQVLDSTDFTTGNTISTTFGAGVGIGKSGNPPGTYYNTPKSGTITKYFTEGSLQTVTVQLATKRGNGNWTLIGETKSVSLLLKEEPKYTITFNSNGGNAVADVEVEESNSFYPQDEMLKDGFTFAGWFTDEDFETEWTENSVIVSDTTLYAKWIDDDTGISGIESFDGTNGIIITKNPVIGDFAEFIVKAPAGKYFAKLTIFDNLGNAVRSLERQLSAKDDNDKIKWDLRNNNKRAVAAGTYLALVECKGADKKTYRYYTKFGVKK; this is encoded by the coding sequence AGAATGTTTTACATCGTATTACTATTGTGTTTCGTTTCGACGATTGCTTCGCCTGTGAGTTTTGAAATCGCGCAAAAGACGGCTAACAATTATTTACGACAGGTAGGAAAAAGCCCGATGAATTTAACCATAGTCAAACAAAAAAATGACGCTTCGCCGTTTTTTGTTTTCAGTATGGGGCAAGACAAAGGCTTTGTCATCGTTTCGGCAAACGACGTAGCAACGCCCATTTTGGGAGATGCGGACGAAGGAAATTTCAACGACAACGATTTACCTCCGGCTCTTGTATGGCTTTTGGGAAATTATGAAAACTATATCAACGAAGCGGTAAAAAACAATAAGGAACAGGATAGCGAAACAAAGTTGCTGTGGGAAAAATATCTGAAAAGTTCTAACGAAACAAGGGGGGGGGAGGGAATCAGAGCTGCGAATTTTCTGATAAAAACCGAATGGAATCAGAGCGAACCATACAATCTTCTTGCTCCGCAGATTGGTGAAAAAAGAAGTTGGATGGGATGTATTGCCGTTTCGATGGGGCAGGTAATGAATTATTGGGAATATCCTGAAAAAATCATACAAAAGATTCCCGCATATACATCAAGAAAAAACTTAATATCAATGCCGGAAGTTAATGTTAGCGCCGAAACATATGACTATAACAATATGCTGGATAAATATACTTCCAAAGGATCCGGCGGTTATCCGAATAACAGCGGAACGACGCAGGAGAACGAGGTAGCGAAATTTCTGTATCATACCGCATTAGGAATGCAAATGAATTGGGGTACAGACGCCAGCACAGGATTCGACCGTGATACGCCGCTGACATTAGCCAGATTCTTTGATTACGATTCGACTACTATGCGAATTGTCTCCAAATATCCGTCTCAAATTACCGACGAGATTTGGAAAGATTTGATTATCGGGCAGATAGAAAACAACTCGCCGATAATTTGCGATGGGCAGAATCACAGTTTTATTATTGACGGATATGATCCGGACAATAGCCTAATTCATTTGAATTACGGCTATGGCGGTTCCAGTAATGGCTGGTATGCGATAGACAAGGCATCGTCGGCAGGAACTCCGGAAAGGATGACGATAAACATTATGCCCAACCAAAACGGCAACGCTCCGTCTATACTTAAAGTGACCAAATTTGACGTTTCAACGACTGCGTCTTCAATCAGCGCAGACTTTTCGGCAAAAATGCATTACGGGACGGATTTTTTGGGAAAAGTCGGACTTGCAATTGTGTCCGTAGACAGTATTAAGAGTATTAAGCAGGTTTTGGATTCGACGGATTTTACAACCGGTAATACGATCAGTACCACTTTTGGCGCCGGCGTTGGAATCGGCAAATCCGGTAATCCCCCAGGAACTTATTACAACACTCCCAAAAGCGGAACCATTACCAAATATTTTACGGAAGGCTCCCTGCAGACAGTAACGGTGCAATTGGCAACCAAACGCGGCAACGGCAATTGGACGCTAATAGGAGAAACGAAGTCAGTGTCTTTACTTTTGAAAGAAGAGCCGAAATACACAATTACATTCAATTCAAACGGCGGCAACGCAGTGGCGGATGTAGAAGTCGAGGAAAGTAATTCGTTTTACCCGCAAGACGAAATGCTGAAAGACGGTTTCACGTTTGCAGGTTGGTTTACAGACGAAGATTTTGAGACGGAATGGACGGAAAACAGCGTTATTGTCAGCGACACGACGCTTTACGCAAAATGGATTGATGACGACACAGGCATAAGCGGAATCGAGAGTTTTGACGGTACGAATGGAATTATTATTACCAAAAATCCTGTTATCGGCGATTTTGCGGAATTTATTGTGAAAGCGCCTGCAGGAAAGTATTTTGCCAAACTGACGATTTTCGATAATCTTGGGAATGCAGTGCGTTCTTTAGAGCGGCAGCTTTCGGCAAAAGACGATAACGACAAAATAAAATGGGATTTGCGTAACAATAACAAGCGTGCGGTCGCGGCAGGTACTTATTTGGCGTTAGTCGAATGCAAAGGCGCCGATAAAAAAACTTACAGGTATTACACAAAATTCGGTGTAAAAAAGTAG